The genome window GCCAAGTGAATCGATTCATATGATTTTTTTAATCTTTTTTTACTTAATTCACTCAATTCTTCCTGTAAAATCGCTTCTTGAAAAATATTCTCTCCTGTTAAAGCTAAAGATTCTAAATACGTATATTCTAGTTCCTCTTGTATAATCAAAGCTGTTTCATTAAAAACTGTAAATAATTCTTCTACTGGAGAAATGTTCATTTTATCACCTAATTATTATAGATTTCTTAAAAAATAAGCCAAATAAAAAGAGTCTGTCCCTTTTAAAAGGCCAAACTCTAGCTTATCATACGGTTAAGAAATTAACCAGATAATCGATTGTTTTATCTGCCATTCAGCAAATTAATTAGCTTCTTTTACTGCTTTGATTGCTGCCTCATAATTTGGATGGTTGCTTCCTTCACTAACATATTCAACATATGTTACTGTATCACTAGCATCTACTACGAAAACCGCACGTGCTAATAATCGCAATTCTTTCATCACTACACCATATGCTTCCCCGAAAGACAAATCTCTATGGTCTGATACGGTAATAACATTATCCAACCCACTTGCTGCACACCATCTTCTTTGCGCAAAAGGTAAATCGACACTCACTGTTATTACTTCCACATTCTCAAGCTTGGAAGCTTCCTCATTAAATTTTCTTGTTTGTGCATCACAGACACCTGTATCAACAGAAGGAACTACACTAAAAAGACGAATCTTTCCTTTTGAGCTAGCTAAAGATACTTCTGACATATCATTCGCTAATACTGTAAAATCGGGAGCTTTGTCTCCAACTTTGATTTCGTTCCCAATCAGTGTGACTGGATTATGTTTAAAAGTTACATTTGCCATTGGTCTCTCCTCCATATTCTTATGTAATTACTTTCATCATATCGATAGTTGCTACTATTTGCAAAAAATACGAACTGTTTAAAGAACATTTACAGGCAAAGTGAAACGAGCTCACCGATTCTTGTGAACTCGTTTTGCTAACAATTAAATTTGCGGCTTGCTGAATATTAAAATTCAATATCTTCTTTTTGTTGCTGTGATTGTCCTTCACTACTGTTGGAATCAGAAGACGAATCTTTCTTAGCAAACATTTGCTGAATTTTATCAACAGCTTGTGGAGCAATATCCAAGATTTTTTCATAAA of Niallia circulans contains these proteins:
- the tpx gene encoding thiol peroxidase; this translates as MANVTFKHNPVTLIGNEIKVGDKAPDFTVLANDMSEVSLASSKGKIRLFSVVPSVDTGVCDAQTRKFNEEASKLENVEVITVSVDLPFAQRRWCAASGLDNVITVSDHRDLSFGEAYGVVMKELRLLARAVFVVDASDTVTYVEYVSEGSNHPNYEAAIKAVKEAN